From Demequina lutea, a single genomic window includes:
- a CDS encoding EAL domain-containing protein, with protein MAEPAHRAQSRSPHAGGKNVSGASHQAPYGPIVTVLRRLVRARGSAPGAWLDGTEATDAGRSWARAGFAASVILVLVATGLVTAAVAAAGGAPNPLTQLLYVPILYVAVRHGRLGALVMAVVAGLAVGPWMPSSNAPSGHQGFRDWGLRLLVFVLVGFVTAWLASQISRPFAVIARDAWLGQALRAAVRQRRIRVHYQPFIDLTDGRVLGVEALCRWKSLRGRPMAPDVFIPAAEHTGAIAAVSRAVFRQSAAQFGEWATQHGAGLTMSINVSAVELCKPAFLVDLTRLAAGAAESGYRLCIEVTETAIIARTDEALLVLSAAREMGVLVALDDFGTGESSLAYLGGFPIDIVKIDLSFVAAVDVDETAHAIVSAIVSMASSLGAATIAEGVERPGQLRALRDLGCDIGQGYYLGRPAAAAGVDWTRRTLA; from the coding sequence CAAGAACGTGTCTGGCGCGAGCCACCAGGCACCTTACGGGCCCATCGTGACCGTGCTCCGCAGGCTCGTTCGCGCCCGCGGGTCAGCACCGGGCGCGTGGCTTGACGGGACGGAAGCGACCGACGCGGGCCGCAGTTGGGCACGGGCTGGATTCGCGGCGAGCGTCATCCTCGTCCTCGTTGCAACGGGCCTGGTGACCGCAGCCGTGGCGGCTGCGGGTGGGGCGCCGAACCCTCTCACTCAGCTCCTCTACGTCCCCATCCTGTATGTCGCGGTGAGGCACGGCCGCCTTGGGGCCCTCGTCATGGCCGTGGTTGCGGGACTGGCCGTGGGCCCGTGGATGCCCTCGTCGAACGCGCCGTCTGGCCACCAGGGGTTCCGAGATTGGGGTTTGCGCCTCCTCGTGTTCGTCCTAGTGGGGTTTGTGACGGCATGGCTCGCGAGCCAAATTTCGAGGCCGTTCGCCGTGATTGCGCGCGACGCCTGGTTGGGGCAGGCGCTCAGGGCGGCGGTCAGGCAACGTCGCATCCGCGTGCACTACCAACCGTTCATTGACCTGACTGACGGTCGGGTTCTTGGGGTCGAGGCGCTGTGTCGCTGGAAGAGCCTCCGCGGAAGACCCATGGCTCCCGACGTCTTTATCCCCGCGGCCGAACACACCGGCGCCATCGCGGCCGTGAGCCGCGCTGTCTTCCGGCAGTCCGCTGCGCAGTTCGGCGAGTGGGCGACCCAGCACGGCGCGGGGCTCACGATGAGCATCAACGTCTCGGCCGTCGAGCTGTGCAAGCCCGCGTTCCTCGTCGACCTCACCCGACTGGCCGCTGGCGCCGCCGAGAGTGGCTATCGGCTCTGCATCGAAGTGACAGAGACGGCGATCATCGCTCGCACCGACGAGGCCCTCCTGGTGCTCAGCGCGGCACGCGAGATGGGCGTCCTCGTCGCGCTCGACGACTTTGGTACCGGCGAATCGTCGCTCGCGTATCTCGGGGGTTTTCCCATCGACATTGTCAAGATCGACCTTTCATTCGTGGCCGCAGTGGATGTCGACGAGACGGCCCACGCGATCGTGAGCGCGATCGTGAGCATGGCCTCGTCGCTCGGAGCCGCGACCATCGCCGAGGGAGTTGAGCGGCCCGGACAATTGCGGGCATTGCGTGACCTTGGGTGCGACATCGGTCAGGGTTACTACCTTGGCAGGCCCGCTGCGGCGGCAGGCGTCGATTGGACCAGGCGCACGCTCGCATGA
- the rsmD gene encoding 16S rRNA (guanine(966)-N(2))-methyltransferase RsmD, whose product MTRIIAGEFGGRKLAVPKVGTRPTTDRVREAIFSRLDHADALRGSHVLDLYAGSGALGLESLSRGAAEATFVESATPAVRIVEGNIKELGLGTRAAVVREHVLPFLERTTKTFTLAFLDPPYDIADGDLVAALAALAPRLDPGVPVVLEVSTRKRLPEWPRGLQLMQSKAYGETTVHFAERVR is encoded by the coding sequence ATGACGCGCATCATCGCTGGAGAGTTCGGGGGGCGAAAGCTTGCCGTGCCCAAGGTCGGCACGCGGCCGACCACCGACAGGGTGAGGGAGGCAATCTTCTCGAGGCTCGACCACGCCGACGCGCTTCGCGGCTCTCATGTGCTCGACCTGTATGCGGGTTCTGGCGCCTTGGGCCTCGAGTCGCTCAGCAGGGGTGCGGCCGAGGCGACGTTCGTCGAGTCCGCGACACCCGCCGTGCGCATCGTGGAGGGCAACATCAAGGAACTCGGCCTGGGGACGCGCGCCGCGGTGGTGCGAGAGCACGTGCTGCCGTTCCTTGAGCGCACCACCAAGACGTTTACCCTCGCGTTCCTCGATCCGCCGTATGACATCGCGGACGGCGACCTAGTTGCCGCCTTGGCGGCCCTCGCTCCGCGACTCGACCCGGGCGTTCCCGTCGTTCTCGAGGTCTCGACCCGCAAGCGCCTGCCCGAATGGCCGCGGGGCCTGCAGCTGATGCAGTCCAAGGCATACGGCGAGACGACGGTGCACTTCGCCGAGCGAGTGCGCTAG
- the coaD gene encoding pantetheine-phosphate adenylyltransferase — translation MATVVFPGSFDPFTLGHVDIAVRARQLFDTVIIAVAHNSQKAPLLDLGVRVELAQSAIGHVEGIEVAVVDGLLVDFCEARGAVAIVKGLRGGADYDVERPMALMNRSLTGIETVFITGDSALSHIASSLVRDVARHGGDVSAYVPPGVESAVLAALRVRK, via the coding sequence ATGGCCACCGTTGTCTTTCCGGGTTCCTTCGATCCATTCACCCTGGGTCATGTCGATATCGCCGTGCGGGCGCGTCAGCTCTTCGACACGGTGATCATCGCCGTCGCCCACAACTCGCAGAAGGCGCCGCTGCTCGACCTTGGGGTGCGGGTGGAGCTCGCGCAATCGGCCATCGGCCACGTCGAGGGCATCGAGGTTGCGGTCGTGGATGGCCTGCTCGTCGACTTCTGTGAGGCGCGCGGAGCGGTCGCGATCGTCAAGGGGCTTCGGGGAGGAGCCGACTACGACGTCGAGCGACCGATGGCGCTCATGAACCGTTCCCTCACCGGCATCGAGACCGTCTTCATTACGGGAGACAGCGCCCTTTCCCACATCGCGTCGTCCCTTGTGCGCGACGTCGCCCGTCACGGTGGCGACGTGTCCGCATACGTTCCGCCAGGGGTCGAGAGCGCGGTTCTCGCGGCGCTGCGCGTGCGGAAGTAG
- a CDS encoding YceD family protein — MEERVAHTPFNASPFRISLRDIVRRPGTHREYDHDFAIPERLGTELIGVPQGSNASLHVQCEVVTDGIWVNGTFTAVAEGECGRCLEDISLDVEVPLQGLFLYPDAGYSAGDVQEDVYDFDGDSLDLEGVVTDAVVTTLPFTPLCDPDCPGLCDQCGVRLADNAGHAHEILDPRWSLLASVKDDLVPSDKEES, encoded by the coding sequence ATGGAGGAGCGTGTGGCACACACTCCGTTCAACGCATCGCCGTTCCGCATTTCTCTGCGGGACATCGTGCGTCGTCCTGGTACTCATCGCGAGTACGACCATGACTTTGCGATTCCGGAGCGCCTCGGCACTGAATTGATTGGGGTTCCACAGGGTTCGAACGCCTCGTTGCACGTGCAGTGCGAGGTGGTCACCGATGGGATCTGGGTCAACGGCACCTTCACCGCGGTTGCGGAGGGGGAGTGCGGTCGCTGTTTGGAGGACATCTCGCTTGATGTTGAGGTGCCTTTGCAGGGACTGTTCCTCTACCCCGATGCGGGCTACAGTGCGGGTGACGTGCAGGAAGACGTCTACGATTTCGATGGCGATAGCCTCGATCTCGAAGGTGTTGTGACGGACGCGGTGGTGACCACGCTCCCGTTCACTCCTTTGTGCGATCCGGATTGTCCGGGACTGTGCGATCAATGTGGCGTGAGGCTTGCAGACAATGCGGGTCACGCGCATGAGATACTCGACCCTCGTTGGTCGTTACTAGCAAGTGTGAAGGACGACCTCGTGCCGTCCGACAAGGAAGAGAGTTAG
- the rpmF gene encoding 50S ribosomal protein L32 produces the protein MAVPKRKMSRSNTRSRRSQWKTTAADLTTCPTCKADKLQHVACPTCGAYNGRQFAAAVRTEREA, from the coding sequence GTGGCCGTTCCTAAGCGCAAGATGTCGCGCAGCAACACCCGCTCGCGTCGTTCGCAGTGGAAGACGACCGCTGCCGACCTCACGACGTGCCCCACCTGCAAGGCTGACAAGTTGCAGCACGTGGCATGCCCGACCTGTGGTGCCTACAACGGCCGTCAGTTCGCGGCAGCGGTGCGCACCGAGCGCGAGGCCTAA
- the rnc gene encoding ribonuclease III, which translates to MLVLALTHRSFAYENGGLPTNERLEFLGDSVLGIVVTDRLYRDHPDLAEGDLAKMRASCVSQRALAIVARDLGLGAYVLLGKGEISTGGSDKDSILCDTLEALFGAIYLAHGVDVATEVILKLVGPSLVRSATLGDALDWKTSLQEVCSSLGFSPPVYEVDGIGPDHARVFTATVVVDGIARGIGTGSAKKVAEQEAAEAAHAALSALAAP; encoded by the coding sequence ATGCTGGTGCTTGCGCTCACTCACCGCTCTTTCGCGTACGAAAACGGTGGGCTGCCAACGAACGAGCGCCTCGAGTTTCTTGGCGACTCCGTTCTTGGGATCGTGGTCACGGATCGTCTCTATCGCGACCATCCCGATCTCGCCGAGGGCGACCTCGCCAAGATGCGAGCGTCTTGCGTCTCGCAGCGCGCTCTCGCGATCGTTGCTCGGGACCTGGGCCTTGGCGCGTACGTCTTGCTTGGCAAGGGCGAGATCTCGACGGGAGGCTCCGACAAGGACTCGATCCTTTGCGACACTCTCGAGGCCCTCTTCGGCGCGATCTACCTCGCCCACGGCGTCGACGTGGCGACCGAGGTCATCCTCAAGCTCGTGGGCCCCTCGCTCGTACGCTCCGCGACTCTCGGCGACGCGCTCGACTGGAAGACGTCGCTTCAAGAGGTGTGCTCGTCCCTTGGCTTCTCGCCGCCCGTCTACGAGGTGGACGGCATCGGCCCCGACCACGCGCGCGTCTTCACCGCGACCGTCGTGGTGGATGGCATCGCGCGCGGCATCGGAACGGGCTCGGCCAAGAAGGTGGCCGAGCAAGAGGCCGCCGAGGCGGCGCACGCGGCACTCTCCGCACTCGCGGCGCCCTAG
- the mutM gene encoding bifunctional DNA-formamidopyrimidine glycosylase/DNA-(apurinic or apyrimidinic site) lyase: MPELPEVETVRAGLEPLVTGAMIQAVTVYRDSCVRLHGGGAPEFSLALADARVEAVVRRGKFLWLLLDDCEGPPVNALSAHLGMSGQFRSFEGEPPAPHSHCRARLTLSTPRGPLTLDFLDQRTFGYLHVEPLVPTADGLPGGQGSPAPLLPRSVAHIARDALDPVADDALAEAALRKGTRAIKNVLLDQRAVSGIGNIYADEALWLAAIHPLRTAESLTRAEASRLLASAREVMSRALAQGGTSFDALYVNVNGESGYFSRDLAAYGRGGEPCSRCGTLIIKATIGGRSSHWCPRCQWVENPGPDRD; the protein is encoded by the coding sequence TTGCCTGAACTTCCCGAGGTAGAGACGGTGCGAGCTGGCCTTGAGCCCCTCGTGACCGGCGCCATGATCCAAGCCGTGACCGTCTACAGGGACTCGTGTGTGCGCCTTCACGGCGGAGGAGCGCCCGAGTTCTCGTTGGCACTCGCCGACGCACGTGTGGAGGCCGTGGTGAGACGAGGGAAGTTCCTGTGGCTGTTGCTCGATGATTGCGAGGGTCCCCCCGTGAACGCCCTCAGCGCCCATCTGGGGATGTCGGGGCAATTCCGCTCCTTCGAGGGCGAACCGCCCGCTCCGCATTCGCACTGCAGGGCGCGCCTGACGCTCTCCACACCGCGCGGCCCACTGACGCTCGACTTTCTCGATCAACGCACTTTTGGGTACCTCCACGTCGAGCCCCTGGTGCCCACCGCCGACGGCCTACCAGGAGGTCAGGGAAGCCCGGCGCCCTTGCTCCCGCGCAGCGTGGCGCACATCGCGCGGGATGCCCTCGATCCGGTCGCGGACGACGCGCTCGCCGAGGCCGCCCTGCGCAAGGGCACTCGAGCGATCAAGAACGTCCTTCTCGACCAGCGGGCCGTCAGCGGCATCGGCAATATCTACGCGGATGAGGCGTTGTGGCTGGCGGCCATCCATCCGTTGCGCACGGCAGAATCTCTCACTCGTGCGGAGGCCTCGCGCCTCCTCGCGTCGGCGCGGGAGGTGATGTCGCGGGCGCTCGCTCAAGGCGGCACGAGCTTCGATGCGCTCTACGTCAATGTCAATGGCGAGTCCGGCTACTTTTCGAGGGATCTCGCCGCGTACGGCCGTGGCGGGGAGCCGTGCTCGCGGTGCGGAACGCTGATCATCAAGGCCACGATTGGCGGTCGCTCGAGCCATTGGTGCCCGCGGTGTCAGTGGGTCGAAAATCCCGGGCCGGACCGGGACTAG
- a CDS encoding response regulator: MNNVRVLVLDDHEVVRRGICDILDRADGIEVVAEAGTVAQAVRRADAVRPDVVLSDLRLPDGTGLELIAHVRRTLPDAHIVVLTSYDDDEARSAARTAGADMFLPKTAGSQQVVEAVRLAATGKEHGQHIRVRDDEVLGRLTPMERRVVELVGQGLANREIGDELGIAEKTVKNHVTSVLSKMGLQRRTQVVAWATRRHAASFRG; this comes from the coding sequence ATGAATAACGTCAGAGTTTTGGTGCTGGATGACCACGAGGTAGTACGCCGCGGCATCTGCGACATCCTTGACCGTGCCGATGGCATCGAGGTTGTCGCCGAGGCAGGCACCGTCGCGCAGGCAGTGCGTCGCGCCGATGCCGTGCGCCCCGACGTCGTTCTCTCCGACCTTCGCCTCCCCGACGGCACCGGACTCGAGCTCATCGCTCACGTGCGCCGGACGCTGCCCGATGCCCACATCGTCGTGCTTACGAGCTACGACGACGACGAGGCACGCTCCGCCGCTCGCACCGCGGGCGCCGACATGTTCCTTCCCAAGACCGCCGGCTCCCAGCAGGTCGTCGAGGCCGTTCGTTTGGCCGCGACCGGCAAGGAACACGGTCAGCACATTCGCGTGCGTGACGACGAAGTCCTTGGCAGGCTGACTCCCATGGAGCGCCGCGTCGTCGAACTCGTCGGCCAGGGCCTTGCCAACCGTGAGATCGGCGACGAGCTCGGCATCGCCGAAAAGACCGTCAAGAACCACGTCACGAGTGTTCTGTCCAAGATGGGACTCCAGCGCCGCACGCAGGTCGTCGCATGGGCCACCCGCCGCCACGCGGCATCCTTCCGCGGCTAG
- a CDS encoding GAF domain-containing sensor histidine kinase — MSDKVTEAILALNRQLDLPSVINKMLDAAMETTGAPMAAINVLDDNGISIDFHYRGVDPAIMKMLGRGPNAVGTLSQIPFEGALVIDELTEHPAFSGLPKGHPKMGSFLGCALRARGAAFGNLYLASKPGGFTKVDEETVAALAAAVSVAIDNAQLFEESLERENWLAASQAITTALLANPGDETAIARIVASARDLSGAAAAALVLPGLGDEWIMEFTDGTNAEELLGLVLPSDGFAMSVIRAGTGTISNQPPGTTILEPVRGFGPTLYAPLLAGARTLGLLMLWREKANRNFDDHDLATAQRFSNQAALALQFAELAHVRNVSNLLEERERIADDLHDFVSQELFATAMQIETISDDVPPAERDRLLATLEHVKRAQREVRGVMGQLQGDRTSEPLGERVRRELVLAQESLGFVASLTVDDWAAASAAVEQDPTLSDDIIAVVRESLSNTARHADATSASLSISAKDGRLSVTIMDDGIGPSGAFSRHSGTSNLANRALRRRGSFSLEPINEDAERPGTRAVWNVAAAT, encoded by the coding sequence ATGTCCGACAAAGTGACAGAGGCGATCCTCGCTCTCAATCGCCAGCTCGACCTGCCGTCGGTGATCAACAAGATGCTCGACGCCGCCATGGAGACCACCGGTGCGCCCATGGCGGCGATCAATGTGCTCGACGACAACGGCATTTCGATCGACTTCCACTACCGAGGCGTCGACCCGGCCATCATGAAGATGCTGGGGAGGGGACCCAACGCCGTGGGAACCCTCTCGCAGATCCCCTTCGAGGGCGCGCTGGTAATCGATGAGCTCACCGAGCACCCCGCCTTCAGCGGGCTGCCAAAGGGGCACCCGAAAATGGGGTCGTTCCTGGGCTGTGCTCTCCGCGCGCGCGGCGCGGCGTTTGGCAACCTGTACCTTGCGTCCAAGCCGGGCGGCTTCACCAAGGTTGACGAGGAAACCGTGGCCGCCCTCGCCGCCGCCGTATCCGTAGCCATCGACAACGCGCAGCTCTTCGAGGAGTCTCTCGAACGCGAGAATTGGTTGGCCGCGTCCCAGGCGATCACCACCGCCCTGCTCGCCAATCCAGGAGATGAGACCGCCATCGCCCGCATCGTCGCGTCGGCTCGGGATCTTTCCGGTGCCGCCGCCGCGGCGCTCGTCCTCCCCGGTCTCGGCGACGAATGGATCATGGAGTTCACCGACGGCACCAACGCGGAGGAACTACTGGGCCTCGTCCTGCCTTCCGACGGGTTCGCGATGTCGGTCATCAGGGCTGGCACGGGAACCATCTCGAATCAGCCTCCAGGGACCACCATCCTGGAGCCCGTGCGCGGATTCGGCCCGACGCTTTATGCGCCGTTGCTCGCGGGCGCGCGCACCCTTGGCCTGCTGATGCTGTGGAGGGAAAAGGCGAATCGCAACTTTGACGACCACGACCTCGCGACGGCCCAGCGCTTTTCGAACCAGGCCGCGCTGGCTCTGCAATTCGCGGAGCTCGCGCACGTGCGCAACGTGTCCAACCTGCTTGAGGAGCGCGAACGCATCGCCGACGACCTTCATGACTTCGTGTCTCAAGAGCTGTTTGCGACCGCGATGCAAATCGAGACGATCTCCGATGACGTTCCTCCGGCGGAACGCGACCGCCTGCTCGCCACCCTCGAACACGTCAAGCGCGCTCAACGCGAGGTGCGCGGCGTGATGGGTCAGCTCCAGGGAGATCGGACGTCCGAACCGCTGGGCGAGAGGGTGCGGCGCGAACTCGTGCTCGCTCAAGAGTCGCTCGGGTTTGTCGCATCGCTCACGGTGGACGACTGGGCGGCGGCATCCGCCGCAGTGGAACAGGACCCGACGCTCTCGGACGACATCATCGCGGTCGTGAGGGAGTCGCTGTCAAACACCGCGCGTCACGCGGACGCGACGTCGGCCTCGCTGTCTATCTCTGCCAAGGACGGCAGGCTCTCTGTCACGATCATGGACGACGGCATCGGCCCTTCGGGCGCGTTCTCGCGTCACTCCGGAACGTCGAACCTCGCCAATAGGGCGCTCCGGCGAAGGGGATCCTTCTCGCTCGAGCCCATCAACGAGGACGCGGAACGGCCAGGTACCCGCGCGGTATGGAACGTGGCCGCAGCGACCTAG
- the cydC gene encoding thiol reductant ABC exporter subunit CydC, translated as MNTAPHAARGAKRDGSAASTAVPTAASAAPPRLNVRSLLREAEVRPLRIATSVGAGTMALGSAIGLAAVAAWLIAEAAQMPSPAALAVAAVSVRFFGIARGVFRYLERLASHETALSGVVALRTRTYDRVAQSDASRVLSLKRGDIVARMGGDIDAMGDAVVRSIVPLGVAATVSLIAVAITTACLPLAGLALALCLAAAAVLGGALTWRSAKLAAEAGTVAAARVSTATLEAIEGAIENRVWGRRDDALAELRAADRDAEDASELAARPAAWAAAVIQASQGVALVVALWLAVTAAHHAGLPPTTAAIVALLPLSAFEAVSAVPGAVVQAFRSAAAARRVLAITPEGESGQVNGDEGKSADDGEHAREEAASAPAMAAPATDDLTLALNGLSAAWPAMRPTRPVTTTLRPGGALGIVGRSGIGKTTLLLTIAGVLRPAAGSVTVGGAPVTAATLGHTIAITPEDAHVFGTTILENLRVARGDVTPEQAADALRAVGLEPWLASQPPGLDTILGAGALTVSGGERRRLLLARALLSPAPLHLIDEPAEHLDADGIDALRSLVLAMKAAGRSVVIVTHDLGILDVVDEVVSLDVD; from the coding sequence ATGAACACGGCCCCACACGCGGCCCGCGGCGCCAAGCGAGACGGGTCCGCAGCATCGACCGCAGTGCCGACCGCAGCGTCGGCCGCACCGCCTCGGCTGAACGTCAGGAGCCTGCTGCGCGAGGCAGAGGTCCGACCGCTACGGATCGCAACGTCGGTCGGCGCCGGAACGATGGCGCTCGGCTCGGCAATCGGATTGGCTGCCGTGGCGGCGTGGCTCATCGCCGAGGCGGCCCAGATGCCCTCCCCCGCCGCGCTGGCTGTCGCGGCCGTCTCGGTGCGCTTCTTCGGCATCGCGAGGGGCGTGTTCCGCTACCTTGAGCGCCTCGCCAGCCATGAGACGGCGCTGAGCGGAGTCGTCGCGCTCAGGACGCGCACCTACGACAGGGTCGCGCAATCCGACGCCTCACGCGTTCTGAGCCTCAAACGCGGCGACATCGTGGCGCGCATGGGCGGCGACATCGACGCGATGGGCGATGCGGTGGTGCGCTCAATCGTCCCCTTGGGGGTGGCGGCAACGGTCAGCCTGATCGCCGTGGCGATCACGACCGCGTGCCTCCCCCTCGCGGGCCTCGCGCTCGCCTTGTGTCTAGCCGCCGCCGCGGTGCTCGGCGGTGCGCTCACGTGGCGCTCGGCGAAGCTTGCGGCCGAGGCCGGCACGGTGGCCGCCGCTCGAGTCTCCACAGCGACGCTGGAGGCTATCGAAGGCGCGATCGAAAACAGGGTGTGGGGCAGACGCGACGACGCCCTTGCCGAGCTCCGCGCGGCGGACCGCGATGCCGAAGACGCCTCCGAGCTCGCGGCACGACCCGCCGCATGGGCCGCGGCCGTCATCCAGGCGTCCCAAGGTGTTGCGCTCGTTGTCGCACTGTGGCTCGCGGTCACCGCCGCGCACCACGCGGGCCTGCCGCCTACCACCGCAGCCATTGTTGCGCTCTTGCCCCTGAGTGCGTTCGAGGCGGTCAGCGCGGTGCCAGGGGCTGTGGTTCAAGCGTTCCGCTCGGCCGCCGCCGCGCGCAGGGTGCTTGCGATCACGCCCGAGGGCGAGAGCGGCCAAGTCAATGGTGACGAGGGCAAGAGCGCCGACGACGGCGAGCACGCCCGCGAAGAGGCCGCGTCAGCGCCCGCAATGGCCGCCCCTGCGACCGATGACCTCACCCTTGCCCTCAACGGTCTCAGCGCGGCATGGCCCGCAATGAGGCCCACGAGGCCGGTGACGACAACCCTGCGGCCCGGGGGCGCGCTAGGAATCGTCGGTCGCTCGGGCATCGGCAAGACGACGTTGTTGCTGACCATCGCCGGGGTGCTGCGCCCCGCGGCGGGTTCTGTAACGGTCGGCGGTGCACCCGTCACGGCAGCGACACTGGGACACACGATCGCGATCACCCCCGAGGACGCGCACGTCTTCGGCACCACCATCCTGGAAAACCTGCGTGTCGCCCGGGGCGACGTCACGCCGGAACAGGCCGCCGATGCTCTCCGTGCGGTGGGGTTGGAACCATGGCTCGCGTCTCAGCCACCAGGTCTCGACACGATCCTCGGCGCGGGAGCGCTCACCGTGTCTGGCGGGGAACGGCGTCGACTTCTGCTTGCTCGGGCGCTTCTCAGCCCCGCGCCCTTGCACCTCATCGATGAGCCCGCCGAGCATCTCGACGCCGATGGGATCGACGCTTTGCGTTCCCTCGTTCTGGCCATGAAGGCCGCAGGAAGGTCCGTCGTGATCGTCACTCATGACCTCGGGATTCTTGACGTCGTTGATGAGGTGGTTAGTCTCGATGTCGACTAG
- a CDS encoding ABC transporter ATP-binding protein/permease — protein sequence MKPIDPRLLARIGPARRYVTVTAVLGFLTAFTILVQALLVARMLAVVLAPSALAKDGLGPLGRIVPVDARDLAKGLPLLAAVVLARVVIVWVQERLAHRAGTRVISELREAVVDHAASMGPRWLATGKGTEVVTTVTRGLDGLLPYFVRYLPQLMLAATVTPLMLVVVLGLDWISALIAALTLPLVPLFMILVGLVTRDHSQKHLEAMERLGARTLDLISGVPTLRALGRERGPATRVRDLGNAARKATMGSLRIAFMSGFVLELLTTLSVAIVAVTLGFRLIDGNVSIETALAVLILAPEVYLPLRNVGTHFHASADGMAAADGALSLLEQEPVRVGTPGGLSVSLEALPLVVDSMSVATPDGSRLAPSGLTFTAAPGSLTVLRGPNGEGKSTALLAIAGLLPPDSGSVLAGHGDTARDLADADADAWTAQCAWVPQRPELGIEGRSLSLGQRQLLAYDHALTSGRSVFLLDEPTAHLDGAARERLIARLATAARAGVTVIAATHDPLLIAAADLVVDVRATRTAVAPGASS from the coding sequence ATGAAACCGATCGACCCGCGCCTCTTGGCGCGGATCGGGCCAGCCCGCCGTTACGTCACCGTAACGGCGGTGCTTGGCTTTCTGACCGCTTTCACCATCCTGGTTCAGGCGCTGCTCGTGGCGCGCATGCTCGCCGTGGTGCTTGCCCCGTCGGCCCTGGCCAAGGATGGTTTGGGCCCGCTTGGCCGGATTGTGCCGGTCGATGCACGCGACCTGGCTAAGGGGCTTCCCTTGCTTGCGGCCGTCGTCTTGGCCCGCGTCGTGATCGTGTGGGTCCAGGAGCGGCTCGCGCACCGTGCGGGCACCAGGGTGATCTCTGAGCTGCGCGAGGCGGTCGTCGACCACGCCGCATCGATGGGGCCCAGGTGGCTCGCCACAGGCAAGGGCACCGAGGTGGTCACGACGGTCACGCGCGGCCTCGACGGCCTGCTCCCCTACTTCGTGCGCTACCTTCCGCAATTGATGCTCGCGGCGACGGTGACGCCGCTCATGCTCGTCGTCGTGCTCGGTCTTGACTGGATCTCCGCCCTCATTGCCGCGCTCACCCTGCCCCTCGTTCCGCTGTTCATGATCCTGGTGGGCCTGGTCACCAGGGATCACTCGCAGAAGCACCTGGAGGCCATGGAACGGCTCGGCGCGCGCACCCTCGACCTCATCTCGGGCGTGCCAACGCTGCGCGCCTTGGGCCGGGAGCGCGGCCCCGCAACCCGGGTTCGCGACCTTGGCAACGCGGCGCGCAAGGCGACCATGGGGTCCCTCCGCATCGCCTTCATGTCCGGATTTGTGCTCGAGCTGCTCACCACGCTGTCGGTCGCCATCGTCGCCGTGACTCTCGGCTTCCGCCTGATCGACGGGAACGTGTCGATCGAGACCGCGCTCGCGGTCCTCATCCTCGCCCCGGAGGTCTACTTGCCGCTGCGGAACGTGGGCACCCACTTCCACGCCTCGGCCGATGGTATGGCGGCGGCCGATGGCGCCTTGAGCCTCCTCGAACAGGAACCTGTCCGCGTGGGCACTCCCGGAGGGCTTTCCGTATCCCTCGAGGCGCTCCCCTTGGTCGTCGATTCCATGTCGGTTGCTACCCCCGACGGCTCGCGCCTTGCACCTTCCGGCCTGACGTTCACGGCGGCACCAGGATCACTCACTGTGCTGCGTGGGCCCAATGGCGAGGGCAAGTCCACGGCCCTGCTCGCCATTGCCGGACTCCTCCCTCCGGACTCGGGGAGCGTGCTCGCGGGTCACGGTGACACCGCCCGCGATCTCGCCGATGCGGACGCCGACGCTTGGACAGCTCAGTGTGCCTGGGTGCCCCAACGCCCGGAACTGGGTATCGAGGGGCGGTCACTCAGCCTCGGCCAACGTCAGCTGCTTGCCTATGACCACGCGCTCACCTCGGGGCGTTCCGTGTTCCTGCTCGATGAACCCACCGCACACCTCGACGGCGCCGCACGCGAGCGGCTCATCGCCCGCCTCGCGACAGCGGCCCGCGCGGGCGTCACCGTCATCGCGGCCACTCATGATCCGCTCCTGATCGCGGCCGCCGACCTCGTCGTCGATGTTCGCGCCACACGCACCGCCGTCGCGCCGGGAGCATCGTCATGA